GACCTTCAGATGACGACTATTGACCCTTACGATTACGATGATAATTCTTTTTCTGGACCTTTCCTTAATATTCAAGATCCGGAAATTAAGGTTTGGAATAATGTCACTTATGCTGACAATTACTACCAAACTAATGGTATTGGGAATACAATTAACGGGCGGGAACTTTCGGGAACGAACTGGAAATCTGATTGGAATGTTTCACTCAATAATCTGGCTGGTTTTACGCCGGATGATGGGGAAGGTGCTTCCCATCGGGCTGCTTTGGCTTGGTATGCGGGGACTGCTAATCTCAATGAAAGTCAGTTTCCTTCGGAGAATGGCGAAACAATTTACCGTCGCTTGGGTGATTTGGAGCAAAATAATATTGCTGATGTTACTAAGACTTGGTACACTCCTGAGCACACTAATGCTAGTTTTACTCAGGGCGATACTAAAGCTCCTTGGGAAGGAATTGGTACGGGTTGGTTCGACTCTGTTTTGGGGGGAGGTTCTCAATTACGGCCTTATTTTGATGGTGGGAAGAAGACTAAAAATGAGTTGGGTGACTTTGAGGATTATTTGAAGAAGAATCGGGTTTCGGTTTACGAGGATAATACCTACACAGATAGGATGCGGGGTGATTATGCAGTTCCTACTTTGTTTAATGGGAATTTTGATGCTGTAGCTGGCAGAAAAAGCGCTCAAACTATCCCAGGTTGGTCTTTATTTAATGGTTCATCTGAAGATGTTTTACAATCCCACTTAGTAGATTGGTATACCATCGGAGAGGAAGTTGCAAAGAATAGAGCCAACACACCCGGCTTAAAAGACTTAATAGGTAGCGGTTACTTAGATGCCATAAGCTACGATGTAGCTCGACCTAATTTTGCCCTGAGAATGGGAGTAGGTGGGACAAAGAAAATCGTACATAACTACTTTGTGATGCCAGAATGGGGAGATTTGCGATTTAACCTCCACGCGCCGTTTCAGAACCGTGGTGGAAAACTTAAGGTCTGGCTGGAAACTACACCAAAGACAGACTCGCAAGGGCAACCAATTATTGGTACTGGCAGTCACCTTCTCAAAGAGATAAATCTCTCAGCAGATCCAGAAAATAAACTAGAGACATATGCAAGCGATATTGACAAAATTGGTTTTGGCAGAGGAGGGTTTGAAACTTTCCATGTAGATAGCAGTAAGCTAGATCAGTTTCGAGGTCAGAGCGCTAAATTGAGGTTTGAAGTTGAGGGAGATACCAGAGTTTATTTAGATGATGTTTTCTTTAAGAGTAGTCACCTTGAATTTGGCAATCCATCAGAAGCTAGGTACAGTCCTGAAGAACCAAACAATAATCCCTATCGCGAAAACTTGTTACTGGAAAAACCGCAGTACACAGCATCTTACAATCGCACGACAAAAACTCCCAACTGGGTAAGCTGGCAGGTAAATAAATCATGGATTGGCGGACAACGCCAAGCTGACGATTTCATCGCCGATCCTACATTACCTAATGGCTGGCCTCAAATTAGTGGTAGCAATTATGAAAATAATAACGGGTTAAGTCTGGGATTTAACAAAGGACATATAATCCCTTCAGGAGATCGGACAAGATATCCCAAAGACAACATAGCCACTTTTTTAGGAACCAACTTAATCCCGCAAAACGCTGACAATAATCTGTTTTTTAGCGCTCCTAATAATCCCGCCGAAGCCTCTGCATGGTACAATATAGAACAGTTAGTAACAGGTTTAGCTGAAAGTAGTAAACAAGTTTACGTTGTTGCGGGTACCTATGGCACAAATTGGGAACCACAGAAAAAGAGTAACGCTCTCCCCAACGATTCTAGGTATCAAGGGCTTACCAATTCTGAGGCTTTTCGGCAACAAGGAATTAACATTCCTACCTGGACATGGAAAAAAAATCTAGTTTTAGAGCATCCTAGCCAAGGGGTGCCTGATGTTAATCGCAATACCAAAATTTACACATTTCTTACACCTAACAGAGCCGAACCATCAGCGCTAGACTGGGCTAATGCTGGGGAGCAAGGAATAGTCCACCCGTTTTATGAAATTGGAGAGCGGTTGCAATTAAATCGAGTTTTATCTCCCATTAAAAATGTGACTGAATGGCGAGACCCCAACACTTGGTTAGTTAGTCTTGAAGAACTGGAAAACTTGCTTAAAGGTAAAAATATTAAGCTGTTTTCAAATATTCCTGGAGATATTCGAGATTCTCTCAAGCAAAATATAAACTTGCCACGTCCATGATTTATAGAAATCAAATTGATGGCAAATAGAACCCTACCTTTTCCAATTAGAAGCATATTCACTAGGACCAATGATAACTTCTCCGTTGGGCAAGGTAGTGTTACGAAAGAATGCAGATTCCGTGAACAGAAGCTCAGCCCCACTCAGGTTAGCTTCTGTAAAATCTACACCATACATTTCTGCATATAAGTTGGCATCTTTCAAATTGGTATAGCTTAAATTTGCTCCTCTCAAGTTAGCAATACACAGATTAGCACCGCTCAAATTTGCCCCCCTAAAATTAACTCTCTTCAAGCAGGACTCTTGAA
This genomic interval from Oscillatoria nigro-viridis PCC 7112 contains the following:
- a CDS encoding DNA/RNA non-specific endonuclease produces the protein MGTFLPNAGGTSLANRDLQMTTIDPYDYDDNSFSGPFLNIQDPEIKVWNNVTYADNYYQTNGIGNTINGRELSGTNWKSDWNVSLNNLAGFTPDDGEGASHRAALAWYAGTANLNESQFPSENGETIYRRLGDLEQNNIADVTKTWYTPEHTNASFTQGDTKAPWEGIGTGWFDSVLGGGSQLRPYFDGGKKTKNELGDFEDYLKKNRVSVYEDNTYTDRMRGDYAVPTLFNGNFDAVAGRKSAQTIPGWSLFNGSSEDVLQSHLVDWYTIGEEVAKNRANTPGLKDLIGSGYLDAISYDVARPNFALRMGVGGTKKIVHNYFVMPEWGDLRFNLHAPFQNRGGKLKVWLETTPKTDSQGQPIIGTGSHLLKEINLSADPENKLETYASDIDKIGFGRGGFETFHVDSSKLDQFRGQSAKLRFEVEGDTRVYLDDVFFKSSHLEFGNPSEARYSPEEPNNNPYRENLLLEKPQYTASYNRTTKTPNWVSWQVNKSWIGGQRQADDFIADPTLPNGWPQISGSNYENNNGLSLGFNKGHIIPSGDRTRYPKDNIATFLGTNLIPQNADNNLFFSAPNNPAEASAWYNIEQLVTGLAESSKQVYVVAGTYGTNWEPQKKSNALPNDSRYQGLTNSEAFRQQGINIPTWTWKKNLVLEHPSQGVPDVNRNTKIYTFLTPNRAEPSALDWANAGEQGIVHPFYEIGERLQLNRVLSPIKNVTEWRDPNTWLVSLEELENLLKGKNIKLFSNIPGDIRDSLKQNINLPRP